DNA sequence from the Candidatus Polarisedimenticolaceae bacterium genome:
TTACCTCGGATGGCGCCACGAGCGGATTCGCGGCGAGGAGTACGACGAGTTCGTCGAGGACTTCGTCTCCGCCGTCGAGCGCGTGTTCCCGGGAGTGCTGCTCCAGTGGGAGGACTTCGCGAAGGGGAACGCCCGCCGCCTGCTCGACCGGTACCGCGATCGCATCTGCTCGTTCAACGACGACATCCAGGGAACCGGCGCCGTCGCCGCCGCGGGGTTGATGGCCGCGCTCGAAGCCTCCGGCTCGAAGTGGCGCGATCAGCGGATCGTCCTGCACGGCGGAGGCTCCGCGGGGACGGGGATCGGCGGCCAGATCGTGATGTCCATGGTGGACGAGGGTCTCACCGAAGCCGAGGCGGTGGAGCGGATCTGGATGCTCGACAGCCGCGGGCTCGTCCACGCCGGGCGGGAGGAGAAGGACGCCGCCAAGCGCCGGTTCAGCAAGCCGACCGGGGCCCTCGCGGGATGGGAGATCCACGACGCGTTCGCGCCGGGGCTCGAGGAGGTCGTGCGGCGCGTGAAGCCCACGATGCTCGTCGGCGCCTCCGCCGATCCCGGATGCTTCAACGAGCGGGTCGTGCGCGAGATGGCCCGTAACGTCGAGCGCCCGGTGATCTTCCCGCTCTCGAACCCCACCTCGAAGGCCGAGGCGAAACCCGCCGACCTGCTCGCCTGGACGGAGGGGCGCGCGCTGATCGGCACCGGGAGCCCGTTCGCCGACGTCGAATACGAAGGGCGCGTCTACAAGATCGGCCAGTGCAACAACGTGTTCATCTTCCCCGGCGTGGGCCTCGGGGTACTCGCCTGCGGCGCGCGACGGGTGACCGAACGGATGTTCCACGCGGCGGCGCGGGCGCTCGGCGCGATCGCCCCGGCGCTGCGCGAC
Encoded proteins:
- a CDS encoding NAD-dependent malic enzyme; this translates as MIPFHRFRDPESGEDIVETPLSGALLLEVPMLNKGSGFTPDERREFGLLGILPPHSSTPEEQVARAYHNFQSKGSDLERYVFLASLQDRNETLFYRLLAEHTAEMMPIVYTPTVGKGCQLYSHLYRRPRGLYLAYPHRDQLDLLLKHAPYRGVRVIVVTDGERILGLGDLGVGGMGIPVGKLALYTLCAGIHPSQTLPIVLDVGTDNLNLLEDPLYLGWRHERIRGEEYDEFVEDFVSAVERVFPGVLLQWEDFAKGNARRLLDRYRDRICSFNDDIQGTGAVAAAGLMAALEASGSKWRDQRIVLHGGGSAGTGIGGQIVMSMVDEGLTEAEAVERIWMLDSRGLVHAGREEKDAAKRRFSKPTGALAGWEIHDAFAPGLEEVVRRVKPTMLVGASADPGCFNERVVREMARNVERPVIFPLSNPTSKAEAKPADLLAWTEGRALIGTGSPFADVEYEGRVYKIGQCNNVFIFPGVGLGVLACGARRVTERMFHAAARALGAIAPALRDRHAPLYPGVADARLVARRVALAVGLEAAREGAAESIHAQELERRIDQLMWEPKYPRLRHRPEK